GATTCCAGTTTTGACATGATTGTTGAGGCAGAGCATTTCGATGTGAATAAAGAACCAGATTTCTTCTTACCCTCAAAAAGACTTGACAAATCGAACCCCGAAGACATTGCTGATATGAATTCAAATGCATTGTAAAAAGGTGGAGCTGATTTTGATCTGTTTCCCAAACTTGGTTCTTTGCTTTCCTGTTTCTGATCCGTGTTGTTTTCTTcgattgaagaaaaagaagacgaTCTACTAAATTCTTTGATAAACCAAGGGATCTTTGTTACAGCAGAAATTGTAATTCTTTTTTCTGGATCAGCTACAAGAAGCTTTGAAATCAGTTTCTTGGCTTCAGGGGAAAACCAGGGAGGAAATTCATATTCACCTTTGAAGACTTTTCGATACATCTTCATCAAATTCTCGTGTTTGAATGGTAGAAATCCAGCTAAAAGAACATATAAAATCACACCACAAGACCAAATATCAGATTTAGCACCATCATACCCTTTTTTCCTCAAAACTTCAGGGGCGACATAAGCTGGAGTTCCACACTGTGTATGAAGCAAACCATCACTCCTTAATTGCTCAGACAAAGCTGATAACCCAAAATCTGAAACCTTCAAGTTTTCATTTTCATCGAGAAGCAAGTTCTCAGGTTTCAAATCGCGGTGAAATACACCGCGACTATGGCAGAAATCAACAGCGCTAATCAATTGCTGAAAGTATTTTCTTGCAACATCTTCCTTAAGTTTCCCATTAGCAACTTTGGCGAAAAGCTCACCCCCTTTAACATATTCCATAACTACAAAGATTTTTTGCTTTGTAGCCATGACTTCTTTGATTTCCACGATGTTTGGATGTCGAACTAATCGCATAATAGAAATTTCTCGAATGATTTGCTCCATCATCCCTTCTCTTTTAACATGATCTTTGTTGATTACTTTAATCGCTACGCTTTCAGAGTTTTTGATATCTCTGCTGTAATAAACCTTGGCAAATGTTCCTTGGCCTAATAGCCTCCCCATCTCGTACTTCCCGAATATGATACTTCTCGAACCATCCATTAAATGATCCATTTCTTGCTTCGATTGATCAATTTGATCTTCCATAAAGTAGAAAATTGGTTTAAGCAGATGCAAGAAGTGAGATTTAAAAATGGAATCTTGTTAATTTGAATGGAATATACTTAAGAATGATTTTTGGGATTGGGAAAATGTGAAGTGAAAAAAACAGAGACTCAATAAAAGGAGGGGGGTAGTGTAGGGGAAAATTAGGAAAGCTGTGGGCTGTCCGATAGTTATTGGAGGACAGAGTTTGGACAGAAGTACAAGGAGCGGCAAAGCCCATAGAATTCGGAAATACTCGCATCGAGATctgattaaattcaaatttatactatttcgtttatttttatttgttatgttgtgctttttgaaaattaatttgattaatttttaaagttaaactaaattatattaattcgatatttgaacaaaaaaaattagatatttaaaaacaatacgaaaagtactataaattacaattttttgcatattaatatgatgaaaaaaatactttataaaatattagtcaTAGTTTTTATAGTTTTACTCTAAAAagaaaggcataatacataaatatccTCTTTAACTTAGCTTCATTTCACATTTACGCCCTCCAACTTTGGATATGCACaaataaacacttaaacttgtataaagtttaataagtagacacatgagtcctatgtgacataatacacgaAGGACACCACGTAGGATGCAAATTGTCACATAGGATGCCAAATAGGACGTGtttgtctatttgttcaattttatacaagtttaagtatctaTTTGTACACACCCAAAGTTTgagggcataaatgtgaaatgaggctaagttaaaggtcatatttagagccgtcaatatgggctaggcccctTGGGCTGACCTGGCCTAACCCGTGATTTGATAAGGCTGGGCTACGATTTTTAGAGCCCATTTAAGAAATGGGCTTTTTAGCCCGGCCTAAATAAGTgccgatttgtggggcttgagaaatatggatagggccggcctgtgggccaaataaaaattaattaaaaaataaaaataaaatagagtattaaaaataacaagaggcTAGactcaaaatttgtttaaagtttgaaatattacaatttaaatacaaattgtgtttataaaatatgtactacataaaataaaaaatttctaaaatttctagggaatcacTATATATGTCGTAGCATATGaaatattgtcatagtttttgtgttttatcatgatcattggaaaacaattaggttaatatttccatttagttatttatgtttttacttgaaatcaaacttaatatatattacaaagATAATTTTNNtatgtactacataaaataaaaaattcctaaaatttctagggaatcacTACATATGTCGTAGCATATGaaatattgtcatagtttttgtgttttatcatgatcattggaaaacaattaggttaatatttccatttagttatttatgtttttacttgaaatcaaacttaatatatattacaaagataattttatttgtggatttgattaacaaataGTAGcactaacaccatgtaatattggCTTGTCGATATTtaggataatatttttaaattataatttaatttaaaaaattctaaaaaatatatttttaagaaaagagggtTGGCCCGGCAAAGCCCGTAACTCACGTACTTGTGGGATGGGCCCACCATATTCTGGCCCATaccaaaaatgggctagcccggCCTGACCTGTCAAATTTCAAAGTCTGTATGAGTTTGCCCGAATGGGGTGAGCCAGCTCATATTGATTGCTCTAGGactcatatttatgtattatgcccaaaaaaaactatgacaattaaaagttgATGGAGATAGTATTAAAGCATAGGAGATCtgatatttaaaattctaatttgaaatgttttaataataataataataataataataatgatggagtagaatttattatttcatgaTAACTCTAATTGATTAGAAAGATATGTCTATGATTACATACATACTCCATTATGGTGGAGTATTATCTGGAAAATTTTGGCAATCATGTCTCccgacaaattaagaaaaataattcatacTAAAGTGTTCAATTATTGTCATTTTAATTATAAGCATTCTTAGTATTTCTTCCTTGTTCTGACGATTGcatacttttctttttgtttttcttacaATTGAGTGGGCTCTtgaacaataataataataataaaagtgaTAAGACTTACATGACTTAACATGGATCTGCGGCGAAGCCAAATCGATTGCTTCACTGTTCTATCTTGTTTTGTTATTCATTTTTCTTCGTACAAGACTTTGTATACTAGTCTAGGCACTAGCATTTATTGAGAGTTGATTAATGTATTACCAACTATGCGCAGATATTCAATAATCCTATAacattattttcctcaaaacaGATATTCTAGCATATTTTGAGAGTTGACTAATGCATGTCATTTGTGATACAcatttcactaaaaaaaaaaaaagaaacatatataCTCCTTTTGTTTCATATTAACTGAATTTGTGAGACaatacataattaaaatttcaatcaaGAGGAAAGTGAGGtcaaaagttcaaaatcaaTTACATTCAACGAAAAATGGTAGTGTATTTAAGAGTAAAACTGTTGTATAGATCATCTCCTTTGACTGTCAATGGGCTTCATAACCCCAATGAGTCGTAGGCTTTTGCCTGCATCATCTGGCCCATAAATCCTGTTTGCAGTCCAGATGCCAAATTTGCAATTTTAGGTAAATTTTGAATGGACCGAAATGGATTGAAACTGACATGATCCAACTCGTCCAGATAAAGtttttataagttaaaaataataatagaaaaa
The DNA window shown above is from Solanum stenotomum isolate F172 chromosome 6, ASM1918654v1, whole genome shotgun sequence and carries:
- the LOC125868112 gene encoding CBL-interacting serine/threonine-protein kinase 25-like; the protein is MEDQIDQSKQEMDHLMDGSRSIIFGKYEMGRLLGQGTFAKVYYSRDIKNSESVAIKVINKDHVKREGMMEQIIREISIMRLVRHPNIVEIKEVMATKQKIFVVMEYVKGGELFAKVANGKLKEDVARKYFQQLISAVDFCHSRGVFHRDLKPENLLLDENENLKVSDFGLSALSEQLRSDGLLHTQCGTPAYVAPEVLRKKGYDGAKSDIWSCGVILYVLLAGFLPFKHENLMKMYRKVFKGEYEFPPWFSPEAKKLISKLLVADPEKRITISAVTKIPWFIKEFSRSSSFSSIEENNTDQKQESKEPSLGNRSKSAPPFYNAFEFISAMSSGFDLSSLFEGKKKSGSLFTSKCSASTIMSKLESLAKKVNFQIVCAKEFKVKMQGTSNGRKGKLSVMAEVFEVAPEVTIVEFSKSAGDTLEYKKFCEEDVRPSLKDIVWTWQGENNGHD